Proteins encoded within one genomic window of Microcoleus sp. bin38.metabat.b11b12b14.051:
- a CDS encoding DUF1565 domain-containing protein has product MHKSSIANYPYSKNMATLYVNAQTGSNGAVGSQSAPFKTIARAIDSAASGTVIQLAAGTYSAASGEQFPLEIPSGVKVIGNEANKGSGTLIQGSGKFVSPSAAGQNITILLATDAELRGVTVTNLDSRGTGVWIESTSPTVANCTFTLCKREGIFATGTANPGILDNRFIENSAAGAIFAGSAKGVIRRNVFQNTGFGISLQAQSAPLIVDNQIVANRSGIVLTGSSKPMVRKNRIEKNTEDGLTAVEKSLPDLGTAQDLGGNIFANNGEFDLQNATATKIFALGNQLNPSRVKGLFELGNVTPTPTPTPTPTPTPTPGGVKFSDTSTHWAKDFIDRLASMNIVNGFPDGTFKPDASLTRAQYAALLARAFELAPRREATVFKDVAPDFWAQSAIVKANRGGFLAGYPDSTFRPEQNLTRTQAIVSLVNGLQITGGNPNSLSVYADRALIPSFATDSIATATERKIVVNYPARDKLSPARDITRGEISALVYQTLVATNRAEPINSPYIV; this is encoded by the coding sequence GTGCACAAAAGCTCGATCGCCAATTATCCATACAGCAAAAACATGGCAACACTCTACGTTAACGCACAAACAGGCAGCAATGGAGCAGTCGGCAGCCAATCTGCTCCCTTCAAAACGATCGCCCGCGCGATCGACTCCGCTGCATCCGGAACAGTTATTCAGCTAGCCGCGGGAACTTACAGCGCAGCCAGCGGCGAACAATTCCCCTTAGAAATTCCCTCAGGAGTCAAAGTGATCGGGAATGAAGCCAACAAAGGAAGCGGCACTCTGATTCAAGGAAGCGGCAAATTTGTCAGTCCCAGCGCTGCGGGTCAAAATATCACTATACTGCTAGCAACTGATGCTGAATTGCGCGGAGTAACTGTCACTAATTTGGATAGTCGCGGCACCGGAGTCTGGATTGAGTCAACTTCTCCCACTGTGGCTAACTGCACTTTCACTCTTTGCAAGCGCGAAGGTATTTTTGCCACAGGTACGGCTAATCCTGGGATTCTCGACAACAGATTTATAGAAAACTCGGCGGCTGGCGCGATCTTTGCTGGCAGTGCTAAAGGCGTAATCCGGCGCAATGTTTTTCAAAATACCGGTTTTGGTATTTCTCTACAAGCTCAATCGGCTCCTTTGATTGTTGACAACCAAATTGTGGCTAATCGCTCTGGTATTGTTTTAACGGGGAGCTCCAAGCCGATGGTGCGGAAGAATCGCATTGAAAAAAATACCGAAGATGGTTTGACTGCGGTGGAAAAATCGCTGCCGGATCTTGGTACGGCTCAAGATTTGGGGGGCAATATTTTTGCCAATAATGGCGAGTTTGATTTGCAAAATGCTACTGCGACTAAGATTTTTGCGCTGGGAAATCAGCTCAATCCTTCGCGGGTAAAAGGTTTATTTGAGTTGGGAAATGTGACGCCGACTCCAACTCCGACTCCGACTCCAACTCCAACTCCGACTCCTGGCGGCGTCAAGTTTAGCGACACCAGCACACATTGGGCTAAGGATTTTATCGATCGCCTCGCTTCCATGAATATTGTTAACGGGTTTCCTGACGGTACTTTTAAACCTGACGCGAGTTTAACTAGAGCTCAGTATGCGGCTTTGCTGGCGAGGGCGTTTGAGTTGGCGCCGCGCCGTGAAGCCACGGTGTTTAAGGATGTGGCGCCGGATTTTTGGGCCCAAAGTGCGATCGTCAAAGCGAATCGAGGTGGGTTTTTGGCTGGATACCCCGACAGCACGTTTCGCCCGGAACAGAATTTGACTAGAACTCAGGCGATCGTATCATTGGTAAACGGCTTGCAGATTACAGGCGGCAATCCTAATTCTTTGAGCGTTTATGCCGATCGAGCTTTGATTCCCAGTTTTGCTACCGACTCCATCGCCACCGCCACAGAGCGCAAAATCGTCGTCAACTATCCCGCGCGAGACAAGCTGTCCCCCGCCCGCGATATCACCCGCGGCGAGATATCCGCCCTCGTTTACCAAACTTTGGTAGCCACAAACCGAGCAGAGCCAATTAACTCTCCCTACATCGTCTAG
- the psb28 gene encoding photosystem II reaction center protein Psb28, translating to MAKIQFSRGMDEDSIPEVRLTRSKTGTQGTATFLFENPKALSSTSTQDITGMYMIDDEGELLTREVKAKFVNGQPAGLEALYLMRSAEEWERFMRFMERYSEANGLGFSKA from the coding sequence ATGGCTAAAATTCAATTCTCCCGGGGGATGGACGAAGATTCTATACCCGAAGTGCGCCTAACCCGTTCTAAAACCGGAACTCAAGGCACTGCCACGTTTTTGTTTGAAAATCCCAAAGCTCTCAGCAGCACCAGTACCCAAGACATTACTGGAATGTATATGATCGACGATGAAGGCGAACTCCTGACTCGCGAGGTCAAGGCGAAGTTCGTCAACGGTCAGCCTGCGGGTTTGGAAGCTCTTTATCTGATGAGAAGTGCCGAAGAATGGGAGCGTTTTATGCGTTTCATGGAACGCTACTCGGAAGCAAACGGCTTAGGATTTAGCAAGGCATAA
- a CDS encoding MogA/MoaB family molybdenum cofactor biosynthesis protein produces the protein MTQIPHPDLSKITVNCAIITVSDTRSAETDNSGLLTKKLLKDAGHSVVAYTVVKDDAAKIVSQMQAFSQREDVDTIIFNGGTGISPRDTTYDVMESLLDRILPGFGEIFRFLSYQEIGSRAIASRAVAGVYKGKLVFSLPGSSNGVRLAVEKLILPELIHLVQQLRGG, from the coding sequence ATGACGCAAATTCCTCACCCCGATTTATCTAAAATAACCGTAAATTGCGCTATCATTACTGTTAGCGATACGCGCTCGGCTGAAACAGATAATAGCGGCTTGTTAACCAAGAAGCTGTTAAAAGATGCCGGTCACTCTGTGGTAGCTTACACTGTTGTTAAAGATGATGCGGCAAAAATTGTATCGCAAATGCAGGCGTTTTCCCAGCGCGAAGATGTGGATACAATCATTTTTAACGGCGGGACGGGTATTTCTCCCCGAGATACTACTTACGATGTGATGGAGAGTTTGCTAGACAGGATTTTACCGGGATTTGGGGAGATATTTCGGTTTTTGAGCTATCAAGAAATTGGTTCGAGGGCGATCGCATCTCGTGCAGTTGCAGGCGTATATAAAGGCAAGTTAGTCTTCTCTCTTCCCGGCTCTAGCAATGGCGTAAGACTAGCTGTGGAAAAGCTAATTTTACCGGAATTAATTCACTTGGTGCAGCAGTTGCGCGGCGGCTGA
- a CDS encoding restriction endonuclease — translation MNRTRNPSTLNGLIPLTVNSQQSTVNRQQSTVNSQPSTVNSQPSTVNRQPSTVNSQPSTVNRQLL, via the coding sequence ATGAATAGAACCAGAAACCCCTCTACCCTTAACGGTTTGATTCCTTTAACAGTCAACAGTCAACAGTCAACAGTCAACCGTCAACAGTCAACCGTCAACAGTCAACCGTCAACAGTCAACAGTCAACCGTCAACCGTCAACCGTCAACCGTCAACAGTCAACAGTCAACCGTCAACCGTCAACCGTCAACTGCTATAG
- a CDS encoding cytochrome P450: protein MTLPAGSRSPALFQTLSLVADPIAFFDRYSAKYGDTFTARVLGPASPPVVFLGRPEAIQGVFTTFADAFEFGKVTNVFRPLVGNESLIMNEGARHLRQRQLLMPALHREQLHSQGDLIVDLTRKQTQHWKTADAIAVRQEMSEISLQVILQVVFGLVPGERYERLKHLLGKLLEAITSELYSIQFFFAPLQQNFGSWSPWGQFLQQMAQIDSLIYAEIAERRSHSLDASRTDILSVLMMARDEAGESIGDRELRDQLMTLLLLGHETTGSGLTWAFYWLHQFPDCLAKLRAELDELGENPDPVALSQSPYLTAVCKEALRVYPIALISQPRKVKRAIELEGYTYQPGTILIPSVYLAHRRPETYENPAGFNPDRFLDRKFSAAEYLPFGGGSRSCIGMALSMFEMKLVLATVLSAREFVSNLDRPIRPSRRGITFVPPEKFRLTVVGDRLSSDIKSAGLTAINQVRSADFSRQKAAD, encoded by the coding sequence ATGACGTTGCCTGCCGGATCTCGTTCTCCTGCTTTGTTCCAAACGCTTTCGCTGGTAGCCGATCCGATCGCCTTTTTCGATCGCTATTCTGCCAAATATGGCGATACATTTACCGCCCGCGTACTGGGGCCCGCTTCGCCACCCGTCGTGTTTCTAGGCCGTCCCGAAGCCATTCAGGGCGTGTTTACAACCTTCGCCGATGCCTTTGAATTTGGCAAAGTCACCAACGTATTTCGCCCGCTGGTAGGAAATGAATCCCTAATTATGAACGAAGGGGCGCGACACCTGCGACAGCGACAGCTATTAATGCCCGCGCTACATCGGGAACAGTTGCACAGTCAAGGCGATTTGATTGTGGATTTGACGCGCAAGCAAACGCAGCACTGGAAAACCGCAGACGCGATCGCCGTGCGTCAAGAAATGTCAGAAATTTCGCTGCAAGTAATCCTGCAAGTTGTCTTCGGATTAGTGCCGGGAGAGCGCTATGAACGCCTCAAACACTTGCTGGGGAAACTTTTAGAAGCAATTACCTCAGAACTCTACTCAATCCAATTTTTCTTTGCGCCGTTGCAGCAAAATTTCGGATCTTGGAGTCCGTGGGGGCAGTTTTTGCAGCAAATGGCGCAGATTGACTCGCTGATTTATGCAGAAATTGCCGAGAGGCGATCGCATTCTCTGGATGCGTCTCGCACGGATATTCTGTCAGTATTAATGATGGCGCGCGACGAAGCAGGCGAATCAATTGGCGATCGAGAATTGCGCGATCAGTTGATGACGCTGTTGTTGTTGGGACACGAAACCACTGGATCGGGATTGACTTGGGCATTTTACTGGCTGCATCAATTTCCAGACTGTCTGGCTAAATTGCGCGCCGAATTGGATGAATTGGGCGAAAATCCCGATCCCGTCGCGCTTTCGCAGTCGCCGTATTTAACCGCAGTTTGTAAAGAAGCGCTGCGGGTGTATCCCATCGCCTTAATTTCGCAGCCGCGCAAGGTAAAAAGGGCGATCGAACTTGAAGGCTATACCTATCAACCGGGAACGATTTTAATCCCCTCTGTGTATTTAGCGCACCGCCGCCCTGAAACCTACGAAAATCCGGCCGGGTTTAATCCCGATCGCTTTTTAGATCGCAAGTTTTCCGCCGCTGAATATTTACCTTTTGGGGGCGGGAGTCGAAGCTGCATCGGGATGGCGCTGTCGATGTTTGAGATGAAGCTGGTGTTAGCAACGGTGTTGTCGGCGCGCGAGTTTGTCTCGAATCTCGATCGGCCAATTCGTCCCAGCCGCCGGGGAATCACCTTTGTACCGCCGGAGAAGTTTCGATTAACCGTTGTGGGCGATCGGTTATCTTCCGATATCAAATCCGCAGGATTGACAGCAATAAATCAGGTTCGTAGTGCCGACTTCAGTCGGCAAAAAGCTGCGGACTAA
- a CDS encoding class I SAM-dependent methyltransferase — MNVAVNKTPGLASRLVNSVLSIKPLAALAKHQAREMMINRAEKIGVHWREEAQELLARNWDAELLSVENPDLVYPKYYLTSFHAYEKGNMSWEAATEVEVAARAVHAGIWPEAGAEGDAKLRASYHEIVKAQIGKPPQNIVDLGCSVGMSTFALGDVYPEAKMTGVDLSPYFLAVAQYRSQQREAEFSSQRSPSWVHAAAESTRLPAASFDLVSICLVCHELPQKASKEVFLEARRLLRAGGHLTIMDMNPQSEVYAKMPPYILTLLKSTEPYLDQYFGLDIEQALVDSGFAAPTITCNTVRHRTVVAEAI, encoded by the coding sequence ATGAATGTTGCAGTTAACAAAACTCCGGGATTAGCATCGCGTTTAGTAAATAGCGTACTCTCCATCAAACCTTTGGCCGCTCTAGCCAAGCACCAAGCGCGGGAAATGATGATAAACAGAGCCGAAAAAATCGGGGTGCATTGGCGAGAAGAAGCCCAAGAACTTTTGGCCCGGAATTGGGATGCAGAATTGCTGAGCGTAGAAAATCCCGATCTGGTTTACCCAAAATATTATCTAACTTCATTCCACGCTTACGAAAAAGGTAATATGAGTTGGGAGGCTGCGACAGAAGTTGAAGTTGCAGCCCGTGCAGTTCATGCGGGAATTTGGCCGGAAGCTGGTGCAGAAGGTGATGCTAAACTTCGCGCTAGCTATCACGAAATCGTTAAAGCTCAAATTGGTAAACCGCCGCAAAATATTGTGGATTTGGGATGCAGTGTGGGAATGAGTACGTTTGCTCTTGGGGATGTTTACCCGGAAGCCAAGATGACTGGAGTGGATTTGTCGCCTTATTTTTTAGCAGTTGCTCAATACCGTTCCCAACAACGAGAAGCGGAATTTTCTAGTCAAAGATCTCCGAGTTGGGTTCATGCTGCTGCTGAATCTACTCGTTTACCTGCGGCTAGTTTTGATTTGGTTTCTATTTGTTTAGTTTGTCACGAATTGCCACAGAAAGCTTCTAAAGAAGTATTTCTGGAAGCTCGGCGTTTGTTGCGGGCTGGCGGACATTTGACAATTATGGATATGAATCCTCAGTCTGAAGTTTATGCTAAAATGCCTCCTTATATTTTGACTTTGCTCAAGAGTACGGAGCCTTATTTGGATCAGTATTTTGGGTTGGATATCGAGCAGGCTTTGGTTGATTCGGGTTTTGCTGCGCCGACGATTACTTGCAATACTGTCCGACACCGGACTGTTGTTGCTGAGGCAATTTAG